A stretch of Myxocyprinus asiaticus isolate MX2 ecotype Aquarium Trade chromosome 42, UBuf_Myxa_2, whole genome shotgun sequence DNA encodes these proteins:
- the LOC127432314 gene encoding alpha-1A adrenergic receptor-like translates to MTKFLPAEDNLTLSFFHENCSNYSVISSFDIDVSKTLALGLVLMVFIIFGVMGNIMVILSVAYHRHLRPVTHYFIASLAVADLLLSSVVLPFSAASEVFDHWVFGRTLCNAWTALDVLCCTASILSLCVIAVSYPLRYPSLATGRRARAAVVALWALSAAISVGPLFGWREPMPEDESVCRVNEEPGYTIFSAACSFYVPLAVILAMYCRVYVVARHKTRSMSKGRQMNVLTEHGVTLRIHCRNAQYAAGKEGAMPSRQSHFAFMRLLKFSQEKKAAKTLGIVVGCFVLCWLPFFLVLPISSTSPSHRPSDTVFKITFWLVYFNSCLNPIIYSCFRQEFKKFFQNVLRGHCLCRMPRTPQAGYCQSPMTLHDPKPGSPFSLALPPQGLASSSIDSAACWRSNKASHTTVVLTEHSYSAHGHGMSVLKTCYFNTTEKSACSCMELHTTTEQSLTKVHQVSIGDMEDILSIKWGPNV, encoded by the exons TGACCAAATTTCTTCCAGCAGAAGATAACTTAACTCTATCCTTTTTTCATGAAAACTGTTCAAACTACAGTGTGATATCTTCTTTCGACATAGATGTCAGTAAGACACTGGCCTTAGGCTTGGTGCTGATGGTCTTTATAATATTTGGTGTGATGGGCAACATCATGGTCATCCTCTCTGTGGCGTACCATCGGCACCTTCGCCCTGTAACACATTACTTTATCGCCAGTCTTGCTGTGGCAGACCTGCTTCTGAGCTCTGTGGTGCTACCTTTCTCCGCTGCCTCTGAAGTCTTTGACCATTGGGTATTCGGGCGAACTTTATGTAACGCCTGGACTGCACTTGACGTACTGTGCTGCACGGCCTCAATCCTCAGCCTTTGCGTTATCGCTGTCAGTTACCCACTGCGCTACCCTTCCCTGGCCACAGGACGGAGGGCACGGGCTGCAGTCGTGGCTCTCTGGGCCCTCTCAGCTGCCATATCTGTAGGCCCACTGTTTGGATGGAGAGAGCCCATGCCGGAGGATGAATCAGTGTGCAGAGTCAACGAAGAACCAGGGTACACAATCTTCTCTGCTGCGTGCTCCTTCTACGTGCCGTTGGCGGTGATTTTGGCAATGTACTGTAGGGTGTATGTGGTGGCCCGGCACAAGACTCGCTCCATGAGTAAGGGCAGGCAGATGAATGTGTTAACGGAGCATGGGGTGACACTGCGGATCCACTGTCGCAATGCTCAGTATGCCGCTGGGAAGGAAGGAGCCATGCCATCAAGGCAGTCTCACTTTGCTTTCATGCGTCTTCTTAAGTTTTCCCAAGAGAAGAAGGCAGCGAAGACTCTGGGGATTGTGGTGGGTTGTTTTGTTCTGTGCTGGCTGCCTTTTTTCCTAGTGCTGCCCATAA GCTCCACCTCCCCCTCCCATAGACCCTCAGACACTGTCTTCAAAATTACTTTCTGGCTTGTCTACTTCAACAGCTGCCTCAACCCCATCATCTACTCGTGCTTCAGACAGGAGTTCAAGAAGTTTTTCCAGAATGTTCTTCGTGGGCACTGCCTCTGCAGAATGCCTAGGACTCCCCAGGCAGGCTATTGTCAAAGCCCTATGACCCTGCATGACCCCAAACCAGGCTCACCATTCAGCCTCGCACTGCCTCCACAGGGTTTAGCATCTAGCTCTATAGATTCAGCAGCATGCTGGAGGTCTAATAAGGCATCACATACCACTGTGGTACTGACTGAGCATTCTTATTCTGCACATGGCCATGGTATGAGTGTACTGAAGACCTGCTATTTCAATACCACTGAGAAATCTGCATGCTCTTGCATGGAACTGCACACAACAACAGAACAATCTCTGACTAAGGTTCATCAGGTTTCTATAGGTGATATGGAAG ATATACTGAGCATAAAGTGGGGTCCAAACGTCTGA